GAGAAGACGGATACAAACAAACACTAGCCAATGAGGACATACACAGGTGCAACTAGTCTTATCTCTATCTAGTAAAGAAATGTGCACATTCTACCCATTTTATATTGTATAAAGAAATATGGAATCCCAACTCTACCAGAGTAATTTCTCAAATGTACTGGACTGTTGTTTGCCGATAGTAGTGATCGGTATTCTGTTCCAGCTAGTAAGCCTAAAAACAATGATATGCAAGTTTAGGACTTTACGTAGCAAAGTATATATTTGGACCAACTGTAAATCAGGCAATAAACTCACTCAGAGTATATTAATTCATACCAGAGTAGTCTCCAACTTTGAAACTGGGATTTGCATCCTCATGTTTGATACAAGTACCGGCAGTGCATTAGAAATGCAAGAAGCTAAAGCTCTTTTAATTTCAGATGATTGACTATCTTTCGAAACTCGCTTCTCAGGATACTCTCTCCCATTAGAAATCAACATTTCTTCCACAGAACTGTCATCAAGCATGTATACATAGGTCAAAGATGACCGGGATATCCATCCAAATATTGTCGTCCACATTGTTGCAAAAGCAGACAGCTGAAAAGATATGCATGTCATTGCAAAATTTCAAAATGAATTAAAAGAAACAAAACTACCGCTTTTTTCTCAAAAATGCTTACTGTTAAACTGAAACCTTCTGGTGGTGTGTCGTGCCAAGAATCATCAACTTCAAACATGTCAGTGTCCAGAAGCACGGTCTTTGTTGGCCACTTCACAACATTACCATCTGTTTCAGATACTACCTTTTCCACTGTATCTTTGCCATGGACATTCTCGAACTGTTTCTGGTGAAGCATGTCAGGCAATATGATGATCCCTGCCTTGGAAACTGTATTCAGGAAGCTTCAGGTCAGTATATCAACTACATAAGAGTATTTTGCATATTAAAGGACCACAAGGTTACAGAAAATATGTTCACCTGCATCTTCCACTTCTGATGTGCCTGAAGAAATAGCTCCTGCAGCTTCAATAAGGGCAGCTGCGCAAGCCTCTGCGGATTCACGCCTTAGTGAACTGTCAATGTCCTCCATAGATAGATTTTTAGCATCTGAATCGATGTCATATGCTTTGCTTGCTTCTAAGATGCTCCCATTATCATCTGCCCATGTCACAGACTGACTTCTGTTCTTAGACCCTACAGCCTTCAGTGAAGATTTTAGTGCAGCACTAACCTTCTCGTCACTTGTCTCATTTTTTTCAAGGTCCACTGCTTTACTGAATTCTTTGTGTAGTTGTTCAGTGTAAGTATGCATTGAATCTCTTACTGTGTATTGAGATGATGAGGGCTGATTATCTATGAGGATGGAACTTGCAAAGTCATATTGACCCAAAGGCCCTTGATCCATCTTTACCGAAGCAGGATCCCCCATAATGATTGTACTAGTAAAGCCTACTTCATGGCCATTACTTCCAGCAGGTTTTCTTGCAGGCTTACTCTTGCATGCCCTTGATGATGCTCTAGttgatttctttttcttcttgtcatTTCTCTCTTCCAAAACTACAAGCTCTAGTTGCTTCGCAATGGAATCAGTTATGCAAGGCAATAACATATCCGTATCTTCATCCTGTTGGAAAATCTTTGATAGGGTTTTATCTGCGCCTTTTTTCTTCGTTTTTGTGTTCTCATGAAGGACCATGCCATCAATTTTTTTAGCTATATCTTCAGAGCCCACTTGTGCTTCAACTGAAGAAGATGAAACTGCCATGCTATGTTCGCCAAGAACAGCAGCCCCAGAATCCACATTCTTATTCCCGGACAGCTCAGCTCTACTAGCTTTGCCCTGTTTAGCCTGTGGCATTGGCCCTGAAATACAGAACACAAGCTCACAGTTTCTTCAATTGTTCGAAACTTAAGACAAGCCGAACAAAGGGAAAGAGATAAGCATCCTTTCACGTACAGTAATGTGCCTGCAAGTAAAACTACTGTCACTATTATAACATTTATTACACCAGTTTCTACAACATTATTGAATAGAACCAACCAATAGGATGTGCCACTAACAAAAACTGATTTTATATCCTGTGTTCAATTTTGTAAGAACCTGAAATTTCTAAAGAAGACGGCTCCGAGTCACCTCTTCCTCTAAATTCCTAAAGGTGGTCGCGAGGCAGGTTTGCCCCATTGGACCAGCG
This DNA window, taken from Triticum aestivum cultivar Chinese Spring chromosome 1D, IWGSC CS RefSeq v2.1, whole genome shotgun sequence, encodes the following:
- the LOC123180332 gene encoding putative RNA polymerase II subunit B1 CTD phosphatase RPAP2 homolog; the protein is MATAAATAAKPAARTTVNVAGAVYRVQLALLDGAAASNEPLLHAAAAILSRADYDDVVTERSIAEACGHPACTSSLPDPANPKAAPRFHISLREHRVYDLEEARKFCSERCLVASAAFAASLPPDRPFGIPPNRLDALVALFEGSGDGPGLGFRSDGGKKEDEGRKVEIVEKETPGPGEVTLQEWIGPSGAIEGYVPRHHPIHEGPMPQAKQGKASRAELSGNKNVDSGAAVLGEHSMAVSSSSVEAQVGSEDIAKKIDGMVLHENTKTKKKGADKTLSKIFQQDEDTDMLLPCITDSIAKQLELVVLEERNDKKKKKSTRASSRACKSKPARKPAGSNGHEVGFTSTIIMGDPASVKMDQGPLGQYDFASSILIDNQPSSSQYTVRDSMHTYTEQLHKEFSKAVDLEKNETSDEKVSAALKSSLKAVGSKNRSQSVTWADDNGSILEASKAYDIDSDAKNLSMEDIDSSLRRESAEACAAALIEAAGAISSGTSEVEDAVSKAGIIILPDMLHQKQFENVHGKDTVEKVVSETDGNVVKWPTKTVLLDTDMFEVDDSWHDTPPEGFSLTLSAFATMWTTIFGWISRSSLTYVYMLDDSSVEEMLISNGREYPEKRVSKDSQSSEIKRALASCISNALPVLVSNMRMQIPVSKLETTLGYLIDTMSLVDALPALRSRQWQLLVLVLLDALSVHRLPALAPVISDSKLVHKVLNSAQVSREEYDSIVDLILPFGRSGQTPMSS